From Carassius auratus strain Wakin chromosome 22, ASM336829v1, whole genome shotgun sequence, a single genomic window includes:
- the LOC113039335 gene encoding NUAK family SNF1-like kinase 2, whose amino-acid sequence MECDGAAGVARVKRQAVKRHHHKHNLKHRYEFQQTLGTGTYGRVKKAVDRSGNTVAIKSIRKEKIRDEQDLIHIRREIEIMSSLSHPHIISIHEVFENKDKIVIVMEYASQGDLYDYICDKQHLSESQARLFFRQIVSAVHYCHRNGIVHRDLKLENILLDDKGNIKIADFGLSNLYQDDRFLQTYCGSPLYASPEIVNGRPYRGPEVDSWSLGVLLYTLIHGAMPFDGHDHKNLVQQISTGNYRKPSKPSDACGLIRWMLMVNPERRATLEEIAGHWWLNWGYQLPLLAPSESAAVHQEPGQASAACPTGGPTRIADWLRRTSRPLLESGSKMRCLLRTGGEPVQRQRSIRRSRKENNVSQTMQEAPRPSKGILKKRGSLKQRAPGDSQATPLEEKSQNTLAPPVLPPPPKGILKKPSEGESGYYSSSPVCSGQTLGKPSPVPHRKGILKRHSKFSGGLEEFGSLDQLAPSLPTVVHRSRPSGAVSEDSILSSESFDRLDLPDREIPVAPVERPAGGRRMRGSVSADNLLDLREESQYQGHWDMDMACYRTGVSDSVFSISDCENVTQTYKQALGATAS is encoded by the exons ATGGAGTGTGACGGGGCTGCGGGCGTCGCGCGCGTCAAGCGTCAGGCCGTGAAGCGGCACCATCACAAACACAACCTGAAGCACCGCTACGAGTTCCAGCAGACGCTCGGGACGGGAACGTACGGGCGCGTGAAGAAAGCGGTGGACCGCTCCGGCAACACG gtggCCATCAAGTCGATCCGTAAGGAGAAGATCCGGGACGAGCAGGACCTGATCCACATCCGGCGTGAGATCGAGATCATGTCGTCTCTGTCTCATCCTCACATCATCAGCATCCACGAAG TGTTCGAGAACAAGGACAAGATCGTGATCGTGATGGAGTACGCCAGTCAGGGAGATCTGTACGACTACATCTGTGACAAACAGCACCTCTCTGAGAGTCAGGCTCGTCTCTTCTTCAGACAGATCGTCTCTGCGGTTCACTACTGCCACCGG AACGGTATTGTTCACCGTGACCTGAAGTTGGAGAACATCTTGCTGGACGACAAGGGCAATATAAAG ATCGCTGACTTCGGCTTGTCGAACCTCTACCAGGACGACAGGTTCCTGCAGACGTACTGTGGCAGTCCTCTGTACGCGTCTCCAGAGATCGTGAACGGCCGGCCGTACAGAGGACCCGAGGTGGACAGCTGGTCTCTGGGGGTCCTGCTCTACACCCTCATCCATGGAGCCATGCCTTTCGACGGACACGACCACAAGAACCTGGTCCAGCAGATCAGCACCGGAAACTACCGCAAACCCAGCAAACCTTCTG ATGCGTGTGGTTTGATCCGCTGGATGCTGATGGTAAACCCCGAGCGTAGAGCTACTTTGGAGGAGATCGCGGGTCACTGGTGGCTGAACTGGGGCTATCAGCTCCCTCTGCTGGCTCCGAGTGAATCTGCAGCTGTGCATCAGGAGCCAGGACAAGCGTCCGCTGCGTGTCCCACCGGTGGCCCGACTCGTATCGCAGACTGGCTCCGCCGCACGTCTCGCCCGCTTCTGGAGAGCGGCTCTAAGATGCGCTGCCTGCTGCGGACGGGTGGGGAACCGGTCCAGAGACAGCGCTCCATACGCCGCTCACGCAAGGAAAACAACGTCTCGCAGACCATGCAGGAAGCTCCTCGTCCGTCTAAAGGGATCCTGAAGAAGCGGGGAAGTCTTAAACAGAGAGCGCCCGGTGACTCCCAGGCTACACCGTTGGAGGAGAAGAGCCAGAACACTTTGGCTCCACCTGTCCTGCCTCCACCTCCTAAAGGGATCCTGAAGAAGCCTTCGGAAGGCGAGTCCGGCTATTACTCCTCTTCTCCGGTGTGCTCCGGACAGACTCTTGGGAAGCCGTCACCGGTGCCGCACCGCAAGGGCATCCTCAAACGCCACAGCAAGTTTTCCGGCGGCCTGGAGGAATTCGGATCGCTGGATCAGCTCGCTCCTTCCTTACCAACAGTGGTCCACAGATCCCGACCGAGCGGCGCGGTCAGCGAGGATAGCATCCTCTCCTCGGAGTCCTTCGACAGACTTGACCTTCCTGACCGTGAGATTCCCGTCGCTCCGGTGGAGCGTCCAGCAGGTGGACGCAGGATGAGAGGAAGCGTGTCCGCTGACAATCTCCTCGACTTGAGGGAAGAGTCTCAGTACCAGGGACACTGGGACATGGACATGGCCTGCTACCGCACAGGAGTGTCCGATAGCGTCTTCTCAATTTCTGACTGTGAAAACGTCACTCAGACATATAAACAAGCCTTGGGAGCGACCGCTAGCTGA
- the LOC113039357 gene encoding G1/S-specific cyclin-D2-like, producing the protein MELFCHEHVEPDSSSKPVRAFRDAVLTRDSRVCRNLLSSERPSFKPGTEPTDEQRYVRPILTGWMLQVCEDQKCEEEVFPLAVHYLDRYMSQNAVHRCRLQLLGCVCMFLASKLRESVPLSAAKLCVYTDHTVSVPEILQWEVMLVSRLDWDLAVVLPSDFLEPLLETLPLSAEDSASVRRHALSYIALSSTELKFSGLAPSAVACSCVTAAVVRLDVLKSQYSTDGLLQLLRDVLDTDLVSLRSCLSSLEDTIRHMLPSPPEQHLTL; encoded by the exons ATGGAGTTGTTCTGTCACGAGCATGTCGAACCGGACTCGAGCTCCAAACCGGTTCGCGCGTTCAGAGACGCGGTTCTGACCCGAGACTCGCGCGTCTGTCGGAACCTGCTGAGCTCGGAGAGACCGAGCTTCAAACCCGGTACCGAGCCGACCGACGAGCAGCGCTACGTTCGCCCAATCCTAACGGGATGGATGCTGCAG GTGTGTGAGGATCAGAAGTGTGAGGAGGAGGTGTTTCCTCTGGCCGTCCATTACCTGGACAGGTACATGTCCCAGAATGCCGTGCACAGGTGCCGTCTGCAGCTGCTGGGGTGCGTCTGCATGTTCCTGGCCTCCAAACTCAGGGAATCGGTTCCTCTGAGCGCCGCCAAGCTGTGCGTCTACACGGACCACACCGTCTCCGTCCCAGAGATCCTG CAGTGGGAGGTGATGCTGGTGTCTCGTCTGGACTGGGATCTGGCTGTGGTTCTGCCGTCTGACTTCCTGGAGCCGCTGCTGGAGACGCTGCCTCTGAGCGCCGAGGACTCGGCTTCGGTCCGGAGACACGCGCTCTCCTACATCGCTCTGAGCTCCACAG agctGAAGTTCTCGGGCCTGGCTCCGTCTGCGGTGGCCTGCTCGTGTGTGACGGCGGCGGTGGTCAGACTGGACGTCCTGAAGAGCCAGTACAGCACCGACGGCCTGCTGCAGCTGCTGAGGGACGTCCTGGACACAGACCTG gtgtctCTGCGCTCCTGTCTCTCGTCGCTGGAGGACACCATCCGTCACATGCTCCCGTCTCCACCCGAGCAGCACCTCACGCTCTGA